CTTGAGCCCATGGCCGCCATCAAGGGGTTCGCTTCCGGCGGCCTGGACCCGGCTTATATGGGCCTGGGCCCTGTTCCCGCCGTTCGCAAGCTGCTCCGTTCCCTCAACATGGCCGTCACCGACTTTGACCTGATCGAACTCAACGAAGCCTTTGCCTCCCAGGCCATCGGCTGCCTGCGCGAACTGGGCCTTCCCAACGACAAGCCCAACCCCCTGGGCAGCGGGATTTCCCTGGGTCATCCCATCGGCTGTACCGGCGCCCGACAGATGGTCACGGCCATTCATGAAATGAAACGGAAAGGCCATCATACCGGGCTGATCAGCATGTGCATCGGCGGCGGCATGGGCATGGCCATGGCTATTGAACGATAACCGGAGCACGACCGTGGCAATGGCCAGCGCATCAACCGTATTACAGTGAGGAGAGAAAAATGACCATTCCGAGAATTATCGGCATCCTGATCTTCTTCGGCGTTCCGGCCATAATCGGCGGCGGAATCGTATTCCACTTCATGCAAAATTACACCGCGGTCTTTACTTATGAATTCATGCTGCTGATTACGGCCGGCGGTTTTGTGAGCCGCTGATGGCCCGGGCCTTTATGAAGCGGTAATGGCAACGGACCGACTTCCGCAGCGCCCTTTCCGGCCGGCGGCAGAGATAAAGATTTTGTTTAATACGACAGGTTGATACCAATGGAAGAAAACGAAGTACGCCTCGAAGAAGAGATCAGCATCAAAAAAGAGATGCAGCGGTCATATCTGGATTACGCCATGAGCGTCATCATCGGCAGGGCCTTGCCGGACGTGCGCGACGGGCTGAAACCCGTCCACCGGCGCATTCTCTTCGCCATGCACGAGTTGAAAAATGACTGGAACAAGCCCTACAAGAAATCGGCCCGTGTCGTCGGCGATGTCATCGGTAAATACCATCCCCATGGCGACGCGGCCGTCTACGACGCCATCGTGCGCATGGCCCAGGACTTTTCCATGCGCTATCCGCTGGTAGACGGCCAGGGCAACTTCGGCTCCATCGACGGCGACTCTCCGGCGGCCATGCGGTATACCGAAGTGCGCATGGCCAAACTGTCGCACCAGATGCTCCAGGACATCGACAAGGAAACCGTCAATTTCACGCCCAACTACGATGAAAGCCTGTCCGAGCCTACCGTCATGCCGTCCAAGATCCCGGCGCTGCTGATCAACGGTTCGTCCGGCATCGCCGTGGGCATGGCCACCAACATCCCGCCCCACAACCTGGCCGAGGTATGCGACGCCATCACGGCCCTGATCGACCATCCGGACATTACCGTCGAAGGGCTGATGCGTCACATCCCAGGACCGGATTTCCCCACCTACGGCATCATTCACGGCGACGTGGGTATCCGCGAGGCATACGCCACCGGCCGGGGCAGCATCAAGATCCGCGGCCGGGTGTCGGTGGAGAAAGACAACAAGGGCAACGACGAGACCATCGTCATCGATGAACTGCCCTACCAGGTCAACAAGGCGGTGCTGATCGAAAAAATCGCCGATCTGGTCAAGGAAAAAGTCATCGACGGCATCCGCTATGTCCGGGACGAATCCGACAAGGACGGCATGCGCATCGCCATCGGCCTGAAGAAGAACCATTTTGCCGAAGTGGTCATCAACCAGCTTTACAAGCACACCCGGCTGGAGACCACCTTCGGCATCAACCTGCTGGCGGTGGTCAACAACCGGCCGGCCCTGCTCTGCTTAAAGGAAATCCTCTCTTATTTTATCCTGCACCGCAAGGAGATCATCATCCGGCGGACCCGCTATGACCTGACCAAAGCCGAGGAGCGGGCCCATATCTTGGAAGGCTTGAAAATCGCCCTGGATCACCTGGACGAGGTGGTGGCCCTGATCCGGCGGTCGCCCTCTCCGCCGGAAGCCAAAACCGGCCTGATGGAAACCTTCGCCCTGACCGCCATCCAGGCCCAGGCTATCCTGGAAATGCGCCTGCAGCGCCTGACCGGCCTGGAACGGGAAAAGATCATCGCCGAATACGAAGAAACCTTAAAGCAGATCGCCTGGTTCAAGGAGATCCTGGGCAGCGAAAAAATCGTCCTGACCCTGATCAAGGAAGAGCTGGCCGAGATCAAACAGGAGTTCGGTGATGAGCGGCGGACGGTGGTTCTCAAAGACGCCACCCGGGAAATCAAGATCGAGGACATGATCGCCGAAGAGGACATGGTGGTGACGGTGTCCCGGTCCGGATACATCAAGCGCAACCCCATCAGCCTTTACCGCAAGCAGCAGCGCGGCGGCAAGGGCAAGACCGCCATGGGGATCAAGGAAGACGATTTCGTGGACCGGCTGTTCATCGCCTCCACCCATCATACCCTGCTCTTCTTCACCAACAGAGGCAGTGTTTACTGGCGAAAGGTTTTCGAAGTTCCCCAGGCCGGCCGGGCCAGCCGGGGCACGGCCATCGTCAACCTGCTCAACTTCGCGGAGGGAGAGTCGCTGGCCACGGTTCTGAACGTGCCGGAATTCGAGGCCGGGTACTATGTGCTCATGGCCACCCGCAACGGCATGGTTAAAAAAACCGACCTGATGGAATACAGCCGTCCCCGGGCCGGCGGCATCAAGGGAATCGACCTGGTACCCGGCGACGAGCTTATTTCCGCCCGGATCACCGACGGTTCCTGGAACGTTTTCCTGGGTTCCGCCCAGGGGAAATCCGTCCGCTTCCTGGAGTCCGATGCCCGGCCCATGGGCCGCGTATCCCGGGGGGTGCGCGGCATGAACCTGGAGGACGACGACCGCCTGGTCAGCATGGAAGTGTTGAGTCATGGCAAAACACTGTTCACCATCACTGAAAACGGCTACGGCAAACGCACCTCCATTGATGAATACCCCATCAACAAGCGGGGCGGCAAAGGCGTCATCACCATCAAAACCAGCGCCCGGAACGGACGGGTGGTGGCCATCATCCTGGTGGAGGACGAGGACGACGTCATGATCATGACCGATTCGGGCAAGCTCATCCGGATTCCGGTCAGCGGTGTTTCCACCATCAGCCGCAACACCCAGGGCGTTAAACTGATCGGCCTGGATGAAGGCGACAGCGTCACCGGCGCGGCCCGGCTGGCGGAAAAGGAAAGCGGTGACACCGCCGGAGCCGATGACGCCGGTACCGATGAGCCTGAAAACGACGATTCCCGGAGTGACAGCGATGAATAGCACGTCAACCGACATCCGCATCGGCGTGGTGGGCGCCGGCAGCTGGGGAACGGCCCTGACCAACCTGCTGGCGGCCAAGGGAATGGCACCCATGCTCTGGGCCTATGAGCCGGAACTGAAGGACCAGATCGAAAAAGAGCACGAGAACAAACTCTTTCTGCCGGGCATCAAACTGGCCGGCGGCATATCGGTTTCCAACGATCTGGCTGAAGTGGTCGCCGATAAGGACATCGTCCTGATGGTGGTGCCGTCTCACCTGATGCGCTCCGTTTCGTCCAAAATAGCCGACATTATCAGCGACAGGACGTTCGTGGTGACCGCTTCCAAGGGGATCGAAAACGAGTCGCTCCTGACCATGACCGGCGTCCTGGGCGAAACCCTGAAAAGAACTCCCCGGGACCGGCTGGCAGTGCTGTCCGGGCCGACCTTCGCCCGCGAAGTAGCGGCCGGGTATCCGGCGGTGGTGGCCGTGGCCGCCGAAAATCAGGAGACGGCCCTGTTCCTGCAGCAGGCCTTCTCCGCCCCCCTCTTCCGCGTCTACACCAACAACGACGTCATCGGCGTGGAACTGGGCGGCGCGGTCAAGAACGTCATCGCCGTGGCTTCCGGGGTCAGCGACGGCCTGGGTCTTGGCCTCAACTCCCGGGCGGCCATCGTCACCCGGGGCCTGACGGAAATGCGACGCCTGGGCATTGCCATGGGCGCCGATCCCCACACCTTCGCCGGCCTGACCGGCGTGGGCGACCTGATCCTCACCTGCACCGGCGCCCTGAGCCGGAACTACACCGTCGGTACCAAACTCGGCCAGGGCATGAAGATCGCCGACATCCTGGCCGACATGCGCATGGTGGCCGAAGGGGTCAAGACCGCCAAGTCGATCTACAACCTCGCCCGGAAAATCAAGGTAGAGATGCCCATCTGCGAGGTCATGTACAGCATTCTTTACGAAGACCTGGCCCCGGGCGAAGCCGTGTTCCGGCTTATGGGCCGCTCGCTGAAGCATGAGATCGATGATGAAGTAAAAGGATACAACGGCGGCAACGGGGGATAAACAAAAAAGGTTCAGGGTTCAAGTGAACAGCCGGGGTGGCGCGGGAAATGCGCGGCTTGACCGGGCAATCCAGAATAAAACGCTTACTTCTTATTAAAAAACCATACGCTGATTCGAGGTCAGGGATGACGGCAATCAGACCAAAACACCACAAAGGCGCCGGGCACAGAAAACGCCTGCGCGAGCGCTTTCTGACCGCCGGGCTGGACGGTTTTCACGATTACGAAATCATCGAGCTGCTGCTCACCCTGGGTACGCCGGTCAAGGACTGCAAGGACATGGCCAAGGCGGCCCT
The sequence above is drawn from the Thermodesulfobacteriota bacterium genome and encodes:
- a CDS encoding NAD(P)H-dependent glycerol-3-phosphate dehydrogenase — encoded protein: MNSTSTDIRIGVVGAGSWGTALTNLLAAKGMAPMLWAYEPELKDQIEKEHENKLFLPGIKLAGGISVSNDLAEVVADKDIVLMVVPSHLMRSVSSKIADIISDRTFVVTASKGIENESLLTMTGVLGETLKRTPRDRLAVLSGPTFAREVAAGYPAVVAVAAENQETALFLQQAFSAPLFRVYTNNDVIGVELGGAVKNVIAVASGVSDGLGLGLNSRAAIVTRGLTEMRRLGIAMGADPHTFAGLTGVGDLILTCTGALSRNYTVGTKLGQGMKIADILADMRMVAEGVKTAKSIYNLARKIKVEMPICEVMYSILYEDLAPGEAVFRLMGRSLKHEIDDEVKGYNGGNGG
- the gyrA gene encoding DNA gyrase subunit A, encoding MEENEVRLEEEISIKKEMQRSYLDYAMSVIIGRALPDVRDGLKPVHRRILFAMHELKNDWNKPYKKSARVVGDVIGKYHPHGDAAVYDAIVRMAQDFSMRYPLVDGQGNFGSIDGDSPAAMRYTEVRMAKLSHQMLQDIDKETVNFTPNYDESLSEPTVMPSKIPALLINGSSGIAVGMATNIPPHNLAEVCDAITALIDHPDITVEGLMRHIPGPDFPTYGIIHGDVGIREAYATGRGSIKIRGRVSVEKDNKGNDETIVIDELPYQVNKAVLIEKIADLVKEKVIDGIRYVRDESDKDGMRIAIGLKKNHFAEVVINQLYKHTRLETTFGINLLAVVNNRPALLCLKEILSYFILHRKEIIIRRTRYDLTKAEERAHILEGLKIALDHLDEVVALIRRSPSPPEAKTGLMETFALTAIQAQAILEMRLQRLTGLEREKIIAEYEETLKQIAWFKEILGSEKIVLTLIKEELAEIKQEFGDERRTVVLKDATREIKIEDMIAEEDMVVTVSRSGYIKRNPISLYRKQQRGGKGKTAMGIKEDDFVDRLFIASTHHTLLFFTNRGSVYWRKVFEVPQAGRASRGTAIVNLLNFAEGESLATVLNVPEFEAGYYVLMATRNGMVKKTDLMEYSRPRAGGIKGIDLVPGDELISARITDGSWNVFLGSAQGKSVRFLESDARPMGRVSRGVRGMNLEDDDRLVSMEVLSHGKTLFTITENGYGKRTSIDEYPINKRGGKGVITIKTSARNGRVVAIILVEDEDDVMIMTDSGKLIRIPVSGVSTISRNTQGVKLIGLDEGDSVTGAARLAEKESGDTAGADDAGTDEPENDDSRSDSDE